One genomic window of Anaerolineales bacterium includes the following:
- a CDS encoding ABC transporter permease subunit — MTAIFSNSLSRFRGQIIGWGLSLGTLAAFLTVFYDTLAEQKENYIQLMSSYPREMWAFFATSDAAQMFTPAGFLNLEFYSYMPLIIGIFAILGGSGLLAGDEENGTLDLILGHPVGRTALFLARLLAFLAATAAILAVTWLGFAAAVPGTKMDVGLWELVLPMVSLLGILILFGTLALLLSMLLPSRRMAAMASGIALVACYFINALAQIDDVLEPLAKILPFRYYQGGLAIEEMNWGEWGVMLGISALFIIVAWWRFERRDIRVGGEGGWGLPAFVFGKRKAAAED, encoded by the coding sequence ATGACGGCGATCTTTTCCAATTCCCTTTCCCGCTTCCGCGGGCAGATCATCGGCTGGGGGCTATCGTTGGGGACTCTCGCGGCGTTCCTGACGGTTTTCTACGACACCCTCGCCGAGCAAAAGGAAAACTACATCCAACTGATGAGCAGTTACCCCAGGGAGATGTGGGCGTTCTTCGCCACCAGCGATGCGGCGCAAATGTTCACGCCGGCGGGGTTTCTGAACCTGGAATTCTACTCCTACATGCCTCTGATCATCGGCATCTTCGCCATCCTCGGGGGGAGCGGGCTGTTGGCGGGAGACGAAGAGAACGGCACGTTGGATCTCATCCTGGGTCATCCCGTCGGCCGGACGGCGTTGTTCCTGGCCCGCCTGCTGGCGTTTCTGGCCGCCACCGCCGCCATCCTGGCCGTCACTTGGCTGGGGTTCGCGGCCGCGGTCCCCGGAACGAAGATGGACGTGGGTCTCTGGGAATTGGTATTGCCCATGGTGTCGCTGCTGGGCATCCTGATTCTCTTCGGCACCCTGGCCTTGCTGCTGAGCATGCTGCTTCCTTCGCGGCGGATGGCGGCGATGGCGTCCGGGATTGCGCTGGTGGCGTGCTACTTCATCAACGCCCTGGCGCAGATCGACGACGTGCTGGAGCCGCTGGCCAAGATCCTGCCGTTCCGATACTATCAGGGTGGCTTGGCGATCGAGGAGATGAACTGGGGCGAGTGGGGGGTGATGCTGGGAATCTCGGCGCTGTTTATAATCGTGGCTTGGTGGCGCTTCGAACGCCGCGACATCCGCGTGGGCGGGGAGGGTGGCTGGGGGCTTCCGGCCTTCGTCTTTGGCAAGCGAAAAGCGGCGGCGGAGGATTAA
- a CDS encoding HIT family protein: protein METCIFCRIIRRDTPASVVFEDEEILAFMDIQPVNPGHVLVIPKRHWASLSDIAPEAFARVSAVSQKVAAALRRSGIRCEAVNLILADGEAAGQEVFHLHMHVIPRFAGDGFGFQFNPGYAQLPERRELDECARRIHSAMTSIPRP, encoded by the coding sequence ATGGAGACATGCATCTTCTGTCGAATAATCAGGCGGGATACTCCCGCCTCCGTGGTCTTCGAAGACGAGGAGATTCTGGCGTTTATGGATATCCAGCCGGTGAATCCCGGCCATGTGCTGGTGATCCCGAAACGCCATTGGGCGTCTCTTTCCGATATTGCGCCGGAGGCATTCGCCCGTGTTTCCGCCGTCTCGCAGAAGGTGGCCGCAGCCCTTCGGCGGAGCGGCATCCGCTGCGAAGCGGTAAATCTGATCCTGGCCGACGGGGAGGCGGCCGGTCAGGAGGTATTCCATCTGCACATGCACGTCATCCCGCGGTTTGCCGGAGACGGCTTTGGATTTCAGTTCAATCCGGGATACGCGCAACTCCCCGAACGCCGGGAATTGGATGAATGCGCGCGCCGAATTCACTCCGCGATGACATCGATTCCCCGGCCTTAA
- a CDS encoding GNAT family N-acetyltransferase, with protein MKSHLFRLWYSIQYWFHPPWDTGIPAPELVRTIADLPPGRAIDIGCGTGTNLRFLAEREWRVTGVDFTPRAIAKARRKLSSFSPTLIVADVTDLASLSLPGPYDLALDMGCFHGLSPEERKRYAAGLARWIRPGGIYLLYAWQPAFPGDSDGVSRENVGRCFSKDFVLWRYEQGTGHPSAWYYFHRKKFSKRTDFRNSGSPLKRSAESMKVHSYNDAVEFLASAGPALEAREVLNSLMLGICGQIVKHPERYPPKVCLKTVEAAGAPALAATMTPPQKLIVAGAGEAWGESTEALAASLIHEGWRISGVIGPGPLAGAVSEKLAAAGGCRFQTEHRLRLYSLSGVETAVGARGRLRQASAAELETARVWWHAARVEMFGKADLEESRRSAGYRLGDGELYLWEDREPVCMAVSTRPTKSGICIGMVYTPPDFRNRGYATACVGELCRRMLSEGRAFCTLFADLANPISNRIYMNIGFRPVGDFEEYGVLEGD; from the coding sequence ATGAAATCCCATTTGTTCCGGCTTTGGTATTCGATTCAATATTGGTTTCACCCGCCCTGGGATACGGGCATCCCCGCTCCGGAGTTGGTGCGGACGATCGCGGATCTTCCTCCCGGACGGGCGATCGACATCGGATGCGGAACGGGGACCAACCTGAGGTTTCTGGCGGAGCGCGAATGGCGCGTCACCGGGGTGGATTTCACCCCCCGCGCGATCGCCAAAGCCCGCCGGAAGCTTAGCTCGTTCTCCCCGACCCTGATCGTCGCGGATGTGACCGATCTGGCCTCGCTGTCCTTGCCGGGCCCCTATGATTTGGCGCTCGACATGGGTTGTTTCCACGGATTATCTCCGGAGGAACGGAAGCGGTATGCGGCGGGACTGGCGCGCTGGATCCGGCCGGGGGGGATCTATTTGTTGTACGCTTGGCAGCCGGCCTTCCCCGGGGATTCCGACGGCGTCTCGCGGGAAAATGTGGGGCGGTGTTTTTCGAAGGATTTCGTCCTGTGGCGCTACGAGCAGGGAACAGGGCATCCCTCGGCCTGGTATTATTTCCACCGTAAAAAATTTTCAAAGAGAACTGATTTTCGCAACTCAGGCAGTCCGTTGAAACGGTCGGCGGAAAGCATGAAAGTCCACTCCTACAACGACGCCGTCGAATTCCTCGCTTCCGCCGGGCCGGCATTGGAAGCCCGCGAAGTGTTGAACAGCTTGATGCTGGGAATCTGCGGCCAGATCGTGAAGCACCCGGAACGCTATCCTCCCAAGGTGTGTTTGAAAACCGTCGAGGCCGCGGGCGCCCCGGCCCTCGCCGCGACGATGACCCCGCCGCAGAAACTGATCGTTGCCGGTGCAGGCGAAGCATGGGGAGAGAGCACGGAGGCGCTCGCGGCATCTCTGATCCATGAGGGATGGAGAATCTCCGGCGTAATCGGTCCCGGTCCGCTGGCCGGGGCGGTGAGTGAGAAACTGGCGGCGGCCGGCGGATGCCGCTTCCAAACGGAACACCGGCTGCGGTTGTACAGCCTATCCGGCGTGGAGACGGCGGTCGGCGCCCGCGGCCGGTTGCGGCAGGCGTCGGCCGCGGAACTCGAGACGGCGCGGGTATGGTGGCATGCGGCGCGGGTTGAGATGTTCGGCAAGGCGGATCTTGAAGAATCCCGCCGCTCGGCGGGATACCGGCTGGGGGACGGAGAGCTTTACCTTTGGGAGGATCGCGAACCGGTTTGCATGGCCGTCTCCACCCGTCCGACGAAAAGCGGAATCTGCATCGGCATGGTCTACACGCCGCCGGACTTCCGCAACCGGGGGTATGCCACCGCCTGCGTCGGAGAGCTCTGCCGCCGGATGTTGTCTGAAGGCCGTGCCTTTTGCACCTTGTTCGCGGATTTGGCCAATCCGATCTCCAACCGCATTTATATGAACATCGGATTTCGACCGGTCGGCGACTTCGAGGAGTATGGTGTTCTTGAGGGGGATTAA
- a CDS encoding RNA-binding protein, whose amino-acid sequence METKLYVGNLPYSTTEEDLRDLFSQAGSIKSVTIIKDRDTGRSKGFGFVEMETQAEAQQAISMLKETKLGERALTVNLARPREDRGGRGFDKGRGGGRGGFRRDW is encoded by the coding sequence ATGGAGACGAAATTGTACGTTGGCAATCTGCCGTATTCCACCACGGAGGAGGACTTGCGGGATCTGTTTTCGCAGGCCGGCTCGATCAAATCCGTCACGATCATCAAGGACCGCGACACCGGTCGTTCCAAGGGATTTGGCTTCGTGGAGATGGAAACCCAGGCGGAAGCTCAGCAGGCGATCAGCATGCTGAAAGAAACCAAGCTGGGGGAGCGCGCCCTGACCGTCAACCTGGCCCGGCCGCGTGAAGACCGCGGCGGGCGCGGATTCGACAAGGGGCGCGGGGGCGGCCGCGGCGGATTTCGCCGGGATTGGTGA
- a CDS encoding alpha/beta hydrolase translates to MTGNLSAPAGTVFSAVISAPNRNLRPGAFFSEWIGEEERITGWIILLAACVLAAGAFLFRPLPDIPFRPRLRPARDYAEAVARILAWQAKEAARVLPEARIRFLTHGRRTEQAVVFVHGYTNCPEQFAKFGELVFQAGFNVLIANLPRHGLPDRMTIEHAGLTAEELAEYADETADIARGLGERVTFAGISLGGVVSAWVWASRPDIPSAVLMAPVFGLKPVPAGLTVPAVNLFSALPNFFSWFHPGKRMAGTPDYTYPRFSTRALSQILRMGAAARRRAERNPPAGKELLLIVNPRDWAVNNSLACRIVDRWRCLGASVAIRRLDESWELEHDFVDPGQPGQPIGRVYPLLLEWMGGRKTPAPSAEG, encoded by the coding sequence GTGACCGGAAACCTTTCCGCCCCGGCGGGAACCGTTTTTTCTGCCGTAATATCGGCGCCCAACCGGAATCTCCGGCCGGGCGCTTTTTTTTCCGAGTGGATTGGAGAGGAGGAGCGGATAACCGGCTGGATTATTCTACTCGCCGCGTGCGTCCTCGCCGCCGGCGCCTTCCTTTTTCGTCCCTTGCCCGACATTCCCTTCCGCCCCCGCCTTCGTCCGGCGCGGGATTACGCCGAGGCCGTCGCGAGGATCTTGGCGTGGCAGGCGAAGGAGGCGGCGCGCGTCCTTCCCGAGGCGCGCATCCGGTTTCTGACCCATGGGCGCCGGACCGAGCAGGCGGTCGTTTTCGTCCATGGGTACACCAACTGCCCGGAGCAGTTCGCCAAGTTCGGGGAACTGGTTTTTCAGGCGGGGTTCAATGTGTTGATTGCGAATCTGCCCCGCCACGGCTTGCCGGATCGGATGACCATCGAACATGCGGGCCTCACGGCGGAGGAACTGGCTGAGTACGCGGATGAAACGGCCGATATCGCCCGCGGATTGGGCGAGCGGGTGACCTTTGCCGGTATCTCGCTTGGCGGCGTGGTCAGCGCCTGGGTTTGGGCGTCCCGCCCCGATATTCCCTCCGCGGTCCTGATGGCGCCGGTGTTCGGTTTGAAACCCGTCCCCGCGGGATTGACGGTCCCCGCCGTCAACCTGTTCTCGGCCCTTCCGAATTTCTTCAGCTGGTTTCACCCGGGGAAACGGATGGCGGGGACGCCGGATTATACCTACCCGCGGTTCTCGACCCGCGCCCTGAGTCAAATCCTCCGGATGGGTGCCGCCGCCCGGCGGCGCGCCGAACGCAATCCCCCCGCCGGCAAGGAGTTGTTGCTCATCGTCAATCCTCGGGATTGGGCGGTGAACAATTCCTTGGCCTGCCGGATCGTCGACCGCTGGCGGTGCCTCGGGGCATCGGTTGCGATTCGCCGGTTGGATGAATCCTGGGAGCTGGAGCACGATTTCGTCGATCCCGGCCAGCCCGGTCAACCGATCGGCCGAGTCTATCCGTTGTTGCTGGAATGGATGGGCGGGAGGAAAACGCCTGCGCCGTCCGCGGAAGGCTGA